The DNA sequence TCTTTTCTATGGTTAAGTTTTATGTTTTAAAAATAAAGAATACAAAATAATAACACATTTTTGTATTGTATTTTGAACAATAGCTTTTTAATATGTATTCTTAATTTGTTCCAGTTTCCTTTTCCCTATAGCAATGCTTTCAAAATCTCTTAAATAGGGGAAAAATTGTAATTGAAAAAAATTATACATTACTAAGAAAAATACATAAAACTTACACTCAAAAAAACAAAAAAATATGAATATAGATGAGACATAATAAAAAAGGAGTCAAGATTATGTATGTAAATATTGTTACACAATGGTGTAAAATCTCTTCGGATGATGTGCAGAAACTATTGAAATACTTTGCAAAGCAACCATTAGAGATTCAAATTCAAATTTTAAAATCTCACAGAGAGGTTCTTTTTAGGGGCAAAGATCAGATGAAACAGCAATCTATCGCAATTGAAGTAGCATCTTATATTGCTTTGATTCTTGCCGTTAAATACCATTATGCACTCGAGAGAAAACTTACAAGTGCCAAATTTGAAGAGTTGTCTATCGATGAGTTGAAGAATGTGACCATGTTAAAGATTAAAAAGCATGACGCAAAATATGCCACCAAAACCAAACGCGATAAACTTATACACTACTGGAGTGTTGTCAAACAACTTAAAAAAGAAAATCGGAGCTTTCGATACATTGCGCTTTATCTGAGAAATGAACATAGCTTCAGTATTTCTCATTCTGAAATTCATAAAGCGTGGAATAAGATTGAAGATTATGAATATATACAAACAAAGCAATCCTATAAAGAATAACTTAAACGGAGTAAAAAAATAAAAAAAACAATAGCCCAGTAACAATAAAACCTCAAAGAACATTTTCAAGAGTATAAAACTCTTGGGATTGTTTGATTTTTGAAGCACTTTATTAAAGTCATTATCTAGAATTTGACTCAAGTGTTTCAATGATCAAACACCTAAAAACTGTTTGGTTGACAATGATAAGGTACTAGGTGCCCCTTGAGGGTATAGGACAATTTATATAATTTCCTATATAGTGTTTATCAAGTTCTATAACAACTTATTGTTAAATAGTTGAATTAAACTTTAGGATAGTGATGCTTGAAATACCCTTTGTGGGTTATAGGCAACATTGTTTTTATATATAGCTAAAATGATATGTGCAAGCTTCCTTGCAACAATCACAACAGCTTCCTTTTTGGCTCTACCTTGAGAGACCTTGTCAAGAAAAAGCTTGTTGAGTTGCTCATTATGCCTAATGGCAGCAATAGCGGCTTGATAGAGAGCTTTTTTAGCAAGCTTTGCACCTCTTTTTGCGATTGCACCGTAGGTGAGTTTATTACCTGATTGCTCTAGTGTAGGATAAAGACCTAAATAACCAATGAAGTGAGAATTATTTTTGAATCGCGCTAAGTCTCCACACTCACTAATAAGAGCAAAGATGGTTTTATCACTCACACCTGGTATGGTTCTAAGATTATCAATAATATTCATAATCTCTTGCTCTTCATTACTCTCAAGTTGCGGTGTTTGATTAAAAAGCTTTAACATCTCATTCTCAAGCTCTTTAAGCTCCTCTTGTAGAAGCTTAATCACTCGGATATGAGATTTAATAACATAAGCTCTCTCATCTACACCATTGCCTTGATAAACAGAGTGTTTGGCTAACTCTAAAAGCTTTGTAGCTTTTTCTTCATTGAAGTTATTGCCTTTGATACCCCGAAAGGTTTTTAGTATTCTCTCTACACTCGCATGATGATAATGCTTTGCAGTTGGATACTTCTCTAAAAGTGCCAAGCCTGTCACATTAAAGGGATCTCTTATCACTTGTTCCATCTCTGGGAATACCACAGCTAAGAGTGTAGAGATTTGTCTTTTATGCTTTTTCATCTCTTCAAGTAGATTATTCTTATGTCTATAGAGTGATTTGATACTCTGATAAGTATCTTCACTTACATAGGCTTTAGAGTATCTGCCTGATTTAATAAGAGCTGCTATCA is a window from the Sulfurimonas hydrogeniphila genome containing:
- a CDS encoding IS110 family transposase; this translates as MHYYVGIDIAKGFHVACVVNQDDKVIKKSLKFSNDENGFNELLLLLNSIDEVSTFTIGMEATGIFFENLYLYLSEKGFNVLLLNPYQTNRFREMDSMKKVKNDNIDALMIAALIKSGRYSKAYVSEDTYQSIKSLYRHKNNLLEEMKKHKRQISTLLAVVFPEMEQVIRDPFNVTGLALLEKYPTAKHYHHASVERILKTFRGIKGNNFNEEKATKLLELAKHSVYQGNGVDERAYVIKSHIRVIKLLQEELKELENEMLKLFNQTPQLESNEEQEIMNIIDNLRTIPGVSDKTIFALISECGDLARFKNNSHFIGYLGLYPTLEQSGNKLTYGAIAKRGAKLAKKALYQAAIAAIRHNEQLNKLFLDKVSQGRAKKEAVVIVARKLAHIILAIYKNNVAYNPQRVFQASLS